The DNA window GGCGTCAATAAAATCGTCCGCAGTAAAAATCAGCAATCCGCATCTTAAGGAAATTTATGAGCCGCGAAATTATCTCTACCGCCAATGCACCGGCGGCCATCGGTACTTATTCACAGGCCGTTAAAGTGGGCAACACCGTGTATCTGTCCGGCCAGATTCCGCTGGTACCGGAGACCATGGAAATTATTGAAGGTGGCATTGAAGCGCGCATTCATCAGGTGTTCAAAAACCTGAGTGCTGTGTGTGAAGCCGCCGGTGGTTCGCTGCAGGACATCGTGAAGCTGAATATCTTCCTCACCGACCTGGGCAACTTCGCCACCGTAAACAAGATTATGGCGGAATACTTTGAACAGCCTTACCCGGCCCGCGCTGCGGTGGGTGTGGCCCAGCTGCCGCGCGATGCGCAGGTCGAAATGGATGGCGTACTGGTGCTGGGCTAACGCCGCAGCAGC is part of the Venatoribacter cucullus genome and encodes:
- a CDS encoding RidA family protein — protein: MSREIISTANAPAAIGTYSQAVKVGNTVYLSGQIPLVPETMEIIEGGIEARIHQVFKNLSAVCEAAGGSLQDIVKLNIFLTDLGNFATVNKIMAEYFEQPYPARAAVGVAQLPRDAQVEMDGVLVLG